Part of the Verrucomicrobiota bacterium genome is shown below.
CCGCGCGGCGCAAAAAAGCACGCGCCTGGACCGTAAACCGCCCCCGATTCTTCCCATTCGCCGGACAAAATGTACACCGTTTCGTTCGCCATGGGGTGCGAATGAGCCGGCACCGTGATGCCCGCGCCGAACCGGCGCAGCACGGTGACCCCCTCCGTGTCCGGATGCTTGTGCAGCACCTTGAGTGAAACACCGGGATACGGCCCCGGAATCCAGGGAACATTTTCCGCGAGTTGGGTGTGGGGAAACATGCCGAATGCGGGTTAGCCCGGAAATTTCATGCTTGTTCCGCGACCGGGAATTTCCGGGCTAAGGAAACCGCGCCCTTGTTGCACGAAACGCTTCCTTTGGGCGGAGTCCGAGGCAGAACTCTTTTCAACAGGTTGTCGAATTGTAAATGCATGAGTTTGTTGAGCAGGGGCGCGGTTTGATCTAACCCGCATTGTTAAAACTTGATGGCGAGCGTTTCCCTACCCAGTCGAGTGTATAACATGCGGGTTAGGCGCGTTTGGCCGGGCGAGGGAGCGAGGGCCGGCAAGCCACGCTATCCCGGATGATCTTCAACACCTGAGCCCGTTCCTTGCCGGCCAGCGGCAGCCGGGGAGGGCGCACCCATTCCCGGCCCAAGCCGGTCTCCTGCAAGGCGAGCTTGATGTACTGGACGAATTTGACATGCACATCCAGATGCAGGAGGGGTGTAAACCATCGGTAGAGTTTGCGGGCCCCGTCCCAATCGCCCGATCTCGT
Proteins encoded:
- a CDS encoding cupin domain-containing protein — its product is MFPHTQLAENVPWIPGPYPGVSLKVLHKHPDTEGVTVLRRFGAGITVPAHSHPMANETVYILSGEWEESGAVYGPGACFFAPRGTRHGPHVARTEVLSLTVFDGPLTVL
- a CDS encoding dihydrodipicolinate synthase family protein gives rise to the protein TRSGDWDGARKLYRWFTPLLHLDVHVKFVQYIKLALQETGLGREWVRPPRLPLAGKERAQVLKIIRDSVACRPSLPRPAKRA